TCTTCGACGCGCTGCGCCGCGTTCCCCGTGGTGCGGGCGGTGAAATCCAGCTCACCGACGCCATCGCGCTGCTGATCGAAGAGGACCATCCGGTGCACGTGGTGGTGCACCGCGGTGCTCGACACGACCTGGGAAATCCCGGCGGCTACCTGAAGGCTGCGGTTGACTTTGCGTTGGAACGCGACGACTACGGCCCAGAACTGCGGCAGTGGTTGGTCGAGCGACTGGGCTTGGCAGAGAAGTGAGCTAACTGCATAGCTGCGCGCCGAGCTCGGCAGACGGACGGGTAGAAAGGCGTGTTGTGCGTTCGGTGGAGGAGCAGCAGGCCAAAGTAGCGGCCGCCGCGGTGGCGCCCCGACCGGTACGGGTGGCCATAGCCGAATCGCAGGGGCTGATGTGTGCCGAGGAGGTCGTCACCGAACGGCCGATGCCGGGATTCGATCAGGCCGCCATCGACGGCTATGCCGTACGCAGTGTGGATGTGCTCGGCGTCGGTTCGGATTCCGAGGACGGCGGCGAGGTCAGCCTGCCGGTCATGGGTGTGATCGAGGCCGGGGCGCGCACGCCGAGCCGGCTGCAGCCGCGGCAGGCCGCGCGGGTTCAGACCGGTGCGCCGATGCCGACGCTGGCCGATGCGGTGCTGCCGCTGCGCTGGACCGACGGCGGCGAGAACCGGGTCCGGGTGCTGCGCGGTGTGCGCTCGGGTGCCTATGTGCGACGCACCGGCGACGACGTGCAACCCGGCGACGTCGCGGTGCGCGCAGGCACGATCATCGGCCCGGCCCAGGTGGGTCTGCTCGCGGCGGTGGGACGCGACAAGGTGCTGGTGCATCCGCGGCCGCGGCTGTCGGTGATGTGCGTGGGCGGCGAACTCGTCGACGTGTCCCGCACCCCGGGCACCGGGCAGGTGTACGACGTCAACTCCTATGCGCTGGCCGCGGCCGGACGCGACGCGGGCGCCGAGGTGAACCGCGTCGGCATCATCAGCACCGACCCCCGGGAACTGCGCGAAACCGTTGAGGGACAGGTCAACCGCAACGAGATCGTGGTGATCGCCGGTGCCGTCGGCGGGGCCGCCGCGGAATCCGTGCGCACGGTGCTGTCCGAACTCGGCGACATGGAGGTCGCGCGCATCGCGATGCATCCCGGATCGGTGCAGGGGTTCGGACAGTTGGGCCGCGACCGCGTCCCGGTGTTCCTGCTGCCGGCCAACCCGGTCAGCGCGCTCGTGGTCTTCGAGATCATGGTGCGGCCGCTGATCCGGTTGTCGC
This region of Mycolicibacterium goodii genomic DNA includes:
- the glp gene encoding gephyrin-like molybdotransferase Glp, giving the protein MRSVEEQQAKVAAAAVAPRPVRVAIAESQGLMCAEEVVTERPMPGFDQAAIDGYAVRSVDVLGVGSDSEDGGEVSLPVMGVIEAGARTPSRLQPRQAARVQTGAPMPTLADAVLPLRWTDGGENRVRVLRGVRSGAYVRRTGDDVQPGDVAVRAGTIIGPAQVGLLAAVGRDKVLVHPRPRLSVMCVGGELVDVSRTPGTGQVYDVNSYALAAAGRDAGAEVNRVGIISTDPRELRETVEGQVNRNEIVVIAGAVGGAAAESVRTVLSELGDMEVARIAMHPGSVQGFGQLGRDRVPVFLLPANPVSALVVFEIMVRPLIRLSLGKRQPMRRIVQARTLSPITSMPGRKGYLRGQLMRDQDTGEYLVQALGGAPGASTHLLATLAEANCLVIVPADVEEVRTGETVDVAFLAQRG